A genomic region of Sulfobacillus acidophilus DSM 10332 contains the following coding sequences:
- a CDS encoding protein of unknown function UPF0118 (PFAM: Domain of unknown function DUF20~COGs: COG0628 permease~InterPro IPR002549~KEGG: pth:PTH_1059 permease~PFAM: Uncharacterised protein family UPF0118~SPTR: Predicted permease) gives MAEFPVVTKSPLRWVRWGLLLGVTAGAIGLVDAAHAILMPFVVSLVLAYLLAPLVELFVRHGRLSRVLAILLVYGLLGLLLAALLVYMLPVLVQESLRLIRIVPAFAQDLQSSWDYWLMRFHQAPMPAPVRQNIHQTALHLESLLVTSVQRFLHALFGLVPGVISILVAPVMAFYVLKDLNRVRERFWTVVPVSWHGAIFKLGFDIDRALNGYIRGQLMVAFIVGLLSALWMVILGIPFAALIGALAGITDVIPYVGPIAGAIPAVALALAKSPWLAVYTVFGFILIHQLEGTVIAPKVVGDSVGLHPLVVIFAILAGGAIFGFVGLLLGVPLAAVLKVVLSHLYRRLSVTLDHDSVTSVQ, from the coding sequence GTGGCAGAATTTCCCGTCGTAACGAAAAGCCCTCTCCGCTGGGTACGGTGGGGGCTTTTACTTGGGGTGACGGCCGGGGCTATCGGGTTGGTCGACGCGGCCCATGCCATACTCATGCCGTTTGTGGTATCCCTGGTGCTGGCCTACTTATTGGCCCCTTTGGTGGAACTTTTTGTCCGACATGGCCGTTTAAGTCGGGTATTGGCCATCCTCCTCGTGTATGGCTTACTAGGCCTCTTGTTGGCGGCTTTGTTGGTTTACATGTTGCCGGTATTGGTGCAGGAAAGTCTTCGGCTTATTCGTATCGTCCCCGCCTTTGCCCAGGACTTGCAAAGCAGTTGGGACTATTGGCTTATGCGGTTTCATCAAGCCCCGATGCCGGCTCCCGTGCGTCAGAACATCCATCAAACGGCGCTGCACTTGGAAAGTCTCCTCGTCACATCCGTTCAACGCTTTTTGCACGCATTGTTTGGATTGGTGCCGGGTGTCATCAGCATCCTGGTGGCACCGGTGATGGCGTTTTATGTCCTGAAGGATCTTAATCGGGTGCGCGAGCGATTCTGGACCGTCGTGCCCGTCAGTTGGCATGGCGCCATCTTCAAATTGGGGTTTGACATTGATCGGGCCTTAAATGGCTATATTCGCGGTCAATTAATGGTGGCGTTCATTGTGGGACTCTTGTCCGCCCTCTGGATGGTGATTTTAGGGATTCCTTTTGCCGCGTTAATTGGCGCCTTAGCCGGCATTACCGATGTCATCCCCTATGTCGGACCGATAGCCGGAGCCATTCCCGCGGTGGCTTTAGCCTTGGCCAAGTCCCCCTGGTTAGCCGTCTATACCGTATTCGGCTTTATTTTGATTCATCAGCTGGAGGGTACGGTGATTGCCCCCAAGGTGGTCGGCGATTCGGTGGGACTCCACCCCTTGGTGGTGATTTTCGCCATATTGGCCGGCGGAGCGATTTTTGGATTTGTGGGGCTTCTTTTGGGGGTGCCCTTGGCCGCAGTCCTGAAAGTGGTCCTCAGCCATTTATATCGACGCCTGTCGGTAACCCTTGACCATGATTCGGTGACGTCGGTACAATGA
- a CDS encoding alanyl-tRNA synthetase (PFAM: DHHA1 domain; Threonyl and Alanyl tRNA synthetase second additional domain; tRNA synthetases class II (A)~TIGRFAM: alanine--tRNA ligase~COGs: COG0013 Alanyl-tRNA synthetase~InterPro IPR018164:IPR012947:IPR003156:IPR002318~KEGG: tmr:Tmar_1223 alanyl-tRNA synthetase~PFAM: Alanyl-tRNA synthetase, class IIc, N-terminal; Threonyl/alanyl tRNA synthetase, SAD; Phosphoesterase, DHHA1~SPTR: Alanyl-tRNA synthetase;~TIGRFAM: Alanyl-tRNA synthetase, class IIc): MKASDIRQKFLQFFAAQGHQVVPSSPLVPAGDPTLLFTNAGMVQFKDVFLGKEKRSYSRAVTVQKCMRAGGKHNDLDQVGRTARHQTFFEMLGNFSFGDYFKRDAIDYAWRFLTGELGLDPAKLWITVFETDDEAYRLWQEVAGVPSDRIVRMGEKDNFWSMGDTGPCGPSSEIFVDRGEEYACGPQCGLGQCDCDRIQEIWNLVFMQYNRDETGTLTPLPRPSIDTGMGLERIAAYLQGVDSNFETDLIFPLIRTLEDMTGVSYDPGPEGMPFRVIADHIRAITFLLAEGVSFSNEGRGYVMRRILRRAMRYGRLLGFESPFLYQLVPVVGEIMGDAYPEVTNGQTVIQELVKNEENRFLATLSAGMRVLAQKLESLQPGAVLSGEDAFQLYDTFGFPLDLTRDVADEHQVRVDEAQFEVLMQEQRERARQNRGKTVQHLPAPGPTTFWGYETLELDNEPIQAIFLGDDRVERLETGDQGWVYLARTPFYPEGGGQVGDTGWITTATGLAEVLDTLKSGETIWHVVAVRQGFVKSGQPAQLRVSVEKRLAAMRNHTGTHLLHAALRQILGEGVHQTGSLVAPDRLRFDFSYPRPLTREQVTAIEDLVNEWILQDLPVHKAEMGKDEALAQGALAFFGDKYGERVRVVTVPGASQELCGGTHCTRTGEIGLFAILEDSSVGAGSRRIEAVTGLNSLTAFRERRAVSDALLTLFNGTSLADIPDRVRQLQEEARQLADALREKERQARHERGRQLAAEAHLVGGYRWLVERVEDTASVEELREVLDGVKERVDGAVLVANHHDRVSLMVYFGERVRHLGHRARDVVKELARPIQGGGGGRDDVAQAGGRNPEGIARVLELAQHWVAENFDRAG; this comes from the coding sequence GTGAAGGCTTCGGATATCCGCCAAAAGTTTCTACAGTTTTTCGCCGCCCAAGGTCATCAGGTGGTTCCCAGTTCCCCGCTTGTGCCGGCCGGGGATCCGACATTGTTATTTACAAACGCCGGAATGGTGCAATTTAAGGACGTTTTTCTCGGAAAAGAGAAGCGGTCTTATTCGCGCGCCGTCACGGTCCAAAAGTGCATGCGGGCCGGCGGAAAACACAACGATTTGGATCAAGTGGGTCGCACCGCTCGGCATCAAACGTTTTTCGAAATGCTGGGCAACTTTTCGTTCGGGGATTATTTTAAGCGGGATGCGATTGATTACGCATGGCGTTTCTTGACCGGTGAATTGGGTTTGGATCCCGCCAAACTCTGGATTACGGTGTTCGAAACGGATGACGAAGCCTATCGGCTGTGGCAAGAGGTGGCCGGGGTGCCTTCCGACCGGATTGTCCGCATGGGAGAAAAAGACAACTTTTGGAGCATGGGCGATACGGGGCCGTGTGGTCCCTCGAGCGAAATTTTTGTGGATCGTGGGGAAGAATACGCCTGCGGTCCCCAGTGCGGTTTAGGTCAATGTGATTGTGACCGGATTCAAGAGATCTGGAATCTGGTTTTTATGCAATACAACCGTGACGAAACCGGGACTTTGACTCCGTTACCGCGTCCCAGTATCGACACCGGCATGGGTTTGGAGCGGATTGCCGCTTATTTACAAGGGGTGGATTCCAACTTTGAAACCGACTTGATTTTTCCCTTGATTCGTACGCTGGAGGATATGACGGGAGTATCTTACGACCCGGGACCGGAGGGCATGCCGTTTCGGGTTATCGCCGATCATATTCGAGCGATTACGTTTTTGTTAGCCGAAGGGGTGTCCTTCAGCAATGAGGGTCGGGGATATGTGATGCGCCGGATTCTCCGGCGCGCGATGCGCTACGGTCGGTTACTGGGATTTGAGTCGCCGTTTTTATATCAGTTGGTACCCGTAGTCGGCGAGATCATGGGAGACGCATATCCGGAAGTGACCAATGGGCAGACGGTGATCCAAGAATTGGTCAAAAACGAGGAAAATCGTTTTCTGGCCACGTTAAGCGCGGGGATGAGGGTGCTGGCGCAAAAACTGGAATCGCTCCAGCCCGGCGCTGTGTTGTCCGGGGAAGACGCGTTTCAACTGTATGACACGTTCGGCTTTCCGCTGGATTTAACCCGGGATGTGGCCGACGAACATCAGGTGCGGGTGGATGAAGCCCAATTTGAGGTTTTGATGCAAGAACAGCGCGAACGGGCGCGGCAAAACCGCGGAAAAACCGTGCAGCACCTGCCGGCGCCGGGCCCTACGACATTTTGGGGCTATGAGACGCTCGAGCTGGATAACGAACCGATTCAAGCCATTTTTTTGGGAGACGACCGGGTCGAACGGTTGGAAACCGGCGATCAAGGGTGGGTGTATCTCGCTCGGACACCGTTTTACCCCGAAGGGGGCGGCCAAGTCGGGGATACGGGCTGGATTACCACGGCCACCGGTCTGGCGGAAGTGTTGGATACGTTAAAGTCCGGCGAGACCATCTGGCATGTGGTCGCCGTTCGCCAAGGATTTGTCAAGTCGGGTCAACCGGCGCAATTGCGGGTTTCTGTCGAGAAACGGTTAGCTGCTATGCGTAATCACACCGGCACCCACTTGCTTCATGCCGCACTGCGGCAGATTTTAGGCGAGGGGGTTCATCAAACCGGGTCGTTAGTGGCCCCCGATCGGCTCCGTTTCGATTTCTCCTATCCTCGGCCTTTAACGCGGGAGCAAGTGACGGCTATTGAAGATCTTGTGAATGAATGGATTCTGCAGGATTTGCCCGTGCATAAAGCGGAAATGGGGAAAGACGAGGCCTTGGCGCAGGGGGCGTTGGCCTTTTTTGGCGACAAGTATGGGGAGCGGGTTCGCGTGGTCACGGTTCCGGGAGCCAGTCAAGAATTATGCGGCGGTACCCATTGTACCCGGACCGGCGAAATCGGCCTATTTGCCATTTTGGAAGACAGCAGCGTGGGCGCCGGCTCCCGGCGGATTGAAGCGGTGACCGGGCTTAACAGCCTGACGGCGTTTCGGGAACGGCGGGCGGTGTCGGATGCGCTATTAACTCTCTTTAACGGGACGAGCTTAGCCGATATTCCCGATCGGGTCCGGCAATTGCAGGAGGAGGCCCGTCAATTGGCGGATGCCCTGCGGGAAAAGGAACGGCAGGCACGCCACGAACGCGGTCGTCAACTCGCGGCCGAAGCCCACCTCGTCGGGGGCTACCGGTGGTTGGTTGAGCGTGTGGAGGATACCGCGTCGGTGGAGGAATTGCGTGAGGTGTTGGATGGCGTCAAGGAGCGCGTCGATGGGGCGGTTTTAGTGGCAAATCATCACGATCGCGTCTCATTGATGGTATACTTTGGAGAGCGTGTTCGGCATTTGGGACACCGGGCACGCGATGTGGTGAAAGAATTGGCTCGCCCCATCCAAGGCGGCGGGGGCGGCCGCGATGACGTGGCCCAAGCCGGCGGGCGCAACCCGGAGGGGATTGCCCGGGTATTGGAACTGGCCCAGCATTGGGTGGCGGAAAATTTTGATCGGGCAGGATAA
- a CDS encoding UPF0297 protein (PFAM: Bacterial protein of unknown function (DUF965)~COGs: COG4472 conserved hypothetical protein~HAMAP: UPF0297 protein~InterPro IPR009309~KEGG: sth:STH1998 hypothetical protein~PFAM: Protein of unknown function DUF965, bacterial~SPTR: UPF0297 protein STH1998): MGVSDETRRLGDYPDAENQADLVLREVYAALKDKGYNPISQLVGYLLSGDPAYITSHRGARNLIRRLERDELLEELLRQYVAHLEAPQDV, from the coding sequence ATGGGCGTGTCGGACGAAACCCGGCGACTGGGCGATTATCCAGACGCGGAAAACCAAGCTGATCTGGTGTTGCGGGAAGTGTACGCAGCCCTGAAAGACAAAGGATATAATCCGATTAGCCAGCTCGTAGGGTATCTCTTGTCCGGCGATCCCGCCTACATTACCAGTCATCGCGGAGCCCGTAACCTGATTCGCCGGCTGGAGCGGGACGAATTATTGGAAGAACTGCTGCGTCAATATGTCGCTCATTTGGAGGCCCCTCAGGACGTGTGA
- a CDS encoding Holliday junction resolvase (PFAM: Protein of unknown function (DUF1292); Uncharacterised protein family (UPF0081)~TIGRFAM: RNAse H-fold protein YqgF~COGs: COG0816 endonuclease involved in recombination (possible Holliday junction resolvase in Mycoplasmas and B. subtilis)~HAMAP: Holliday junction resolvase~InterPro IPR005227:IPR009711:IPR006641~KEGG: tmr:Tmar_1219 Holliday junction resolvase YqgF~PFAM: Resolvase, holliday junction-type, YqgF-like; Protein of unknown function DUF1292~SMART: Resolvase, RNase H-like fold~SPTR: Holliday junction resolvase YqgF;~TIGRFAM: Resolvase, holliday junction-type, YqgF-like) yields MKKRIMGLDVGDKWIGTAVSDELGMIARSLDPIRRRGLPQDVAEVVKLLRAWDADTIVVGLPLNMNGTVGPQAEKVLQFQRALEKKSVATVISWDERLTTRQAERILLEGNMRRERRKELVDGVAAALILQAYLDRQRAMPQREETHMADDKDLFDQALPEDEDEIITLTDEEGHEHEFVVDVIEVTEKEYAILLPIDTEEDEEAEAVILRLEKDADGDDILVDIESEEEWERVAQAYEDLLDQEPEA; encoded by the coding sequence GTGAAAAAGCGCATAATGGGGTTGGACGTGGGGGATAAATGGATTGGGACCGCCGTGAGCGACGAGCTGGGAATGATTGCGAGGTCCTTAGATCCGATTCGCCGTCGGGGGTTGCCGCAAGATGTGGCGGAAGTGGTTAAGTTGCTTCGCGCATGGGACGCCGACACGATTGTGGTCGGGTTGCCGTTAAATATGAACGGCACCGTCGGACCCCAAGCCGAGAAAGTATTACAATTTCAACGGGCGTTGGAGAAAAAAAGCGTTGCAACCGTCATTAGCTGGGACGAGCGATTGACCACACGACAAGCGGAACGCATACTGTTGGAGGGTAACATGCGGCGGGAACGCCGCAAAGAGCTGGTCGACGGCGTGGCTGCGGCGCTCATACTACAAGCGTATTTGGATCGCCAACGGGCGATGCCCCAGAGAGAGGAGACTCACATGGCTGACGATAAGGATTTATTTGACCAGGCACTACCGGAAGACGAAGACGAAATTATTACGCTCACCGACGAGGAAGGCCATGAGCATGAATTCGTGGTGGACGTGATTGAGGTGACCGAAAAAGAGTACGCCATTTTGTTGCCCATCGACACGGAGGAGGACGAAGAGGCGGAAGCGGTCATTTTACGGCTCGAAAAGGATGCCGATGGGGACGACATCTTGGTGGATATCGAATCGGAAGAAGAATGGGAGCGGGTCGCCCAGGCTTACGAGGATTTGTTGGACCAAGAGCCTGAAGCCTAG
- a CDS encoding aminodeoxychorismate lyase (PFAM: YceG-like family~TIGRFAM: conserved hypothetical protein, YceG family~COGs: COG1559 periplasmic solute-binding protein~InterPro IPR003770~KEGG: tmr:Tmar_1218 aminodeoxychorismate lyase~PFAM: Uncharacterised protein family YceG-like~SPTR: Aminodeoxychorismate lyase;~TIGRFAM: Uncharacterised protein family YceG-like), giving the protein MHRKVTKRFWWVVSLAAGGLLVGLLGIMVTLWVPKTPGSHMVRYVWVKPGQTATDVGYTLAKEGIIRSAAAFAWLSRFNGLARHLTSGVYRLSPGETLVAIQQQMRAGDVVTIRVVIPEGFTVQQIVNRLIAHHIGSPAAFRTLVAKPLPGMPNPQPGVRDPLEGYLFPATYQFPYNVTPRQALEIMWQTFQEKVAAISGGARLNLGAWVTLASIVQKETPNAESAPIIAAVFKNRLKVGMPLDSDATVRYALNHAVPGGLSLGDLTVASPYNTYLHPGLPPGPICNPGLSSLTAALHPATVPYLYFLTLRNGRVLYATTYAEHLANIAWANQHGGE; this is encoded by the coding sequence GTGCACCGAAAGGTCACGAAACGGTTTTGGTGGGTAGTGTCGTTGGCGGCGGGCGGCCTTTTGGTGGGTCTGCTCGGAATCATGGTGACGCTCTGGGTGCCCAAAACGCCTGGTAGTCATATGGTGCGCTATGTATGGGTTAAGCCTGGACAAACGGCTACCGACGTCGGTTATACGTTAGCCAAAGAGGGCATCATCCGTAGCGCCGCCGCGTTTGCCTGGTTAAGTCGTTTCAATGGACTGGCCAGGCATTTGACCAGTGGGGTTTATCGGTTGTCGCCCGGAGAAACCTTAGTCGCCATTCAGCAACAAATGCGGGCGGGCGATGTGGTCACCATCCGGGTGGTGATTCCCGAGGGGTTTACGGTACAACAAATCGTCAATCGGCTGATTGCCCATCATATCGGGTCGCCGGCGGCATTTCGGACGTTGGTGGCCAAGCCCCTGCCGGGTATGCCGAACCCTCAGCCGGGGGTGCGCGATCCGCTGGAAGGGTACTTGTTTCCGGCTACCTATCAATTTCCCTATAATGTGACCCCCCGGCAAGCCCTCGAAATCATGTGGCAGACCTTTCAAGAAAAGGTGGCGGCCATTTCCGGCGGTGCACGGCTTAATCTGGGTGCGTGGGTGACGTTGGCCTCGATTGTCCAAAAAGAAACCCCGAATGCCGAGAGTGCCCCCATCATTGCCGCCGTCTTCAAGAATCGGTTGAAGGTGGGGATGCCGTTGGATTCGGATGCGACCGTGCGTTATGCGCTGAATCATGCCGTGCCGGGGGGGCTCAGCCTCGGGGACTTGACCGTGGCCTCGCCTTATAACACCTATCTTCATCCGGGACTGCCGCCGGGACCGATTTGTAATCCGGGTTTATCTAGCTTGACGGCCGCGCTCCATCCGGCCACGGTGCCCTATCTCTATTTCCTGACTCTACGGAATGGACGCGTGCTGTATGCCACAACTTACGCGGAACATTTGGCGAATATTGCTTGGGCTAATCAACACGGTGGCGAATAA
- a CDS encoding hypothetical protein (SPTR: CDP-diacylglycerol-glycerol-3-phosphate 3-phosphatidyltransferase), whose translation MERTKSGWPAVWMEDELRSMNPWRWMWLGVWVWLWPGLAMLFWTVRQAPGGWPGMLLTIFWFLGVLLLRYVGALTYNWWIGPKAGFCWIRSGNDVLYICQRRAIGALTVFAGPWGLWTGAFVNVAGWARVIPHRWAVLLIAGPIGAWLIGWLTIVLYNRLSDIFDVRLAIRWLREPDGEWRVIAFDAERVRALSSLLGFSWTIGGILATVVPFLVALTILAHHIPAGNFGLSVMAFVTLTAMGVGWLFAWAMGWWFYGGSVLYRWWARRGGGLTLDGHSLDVAL comes from the coding sequence GTGGAACGCACGAAATCGGGGTGGCCGGCGGTGTGGATGGAAGATGAACTGCGGTCCATGAATCCCTGGCGCTGGATGTGGCTCGGGGTTTGGGTGTGGTTATGGCCCGGGTTGGCCATGCTGTTTTGGACCGTGCGACAGGCACCGGGTGGGTGGCCCGGCATGTTATTGACGATCTTCTGGTTTTTGGGCGTCCTTTTATTACGGTATGTCGGCGCCCTGACGTATAACTGGTGGATTGGGCCCAAGGCGGGCTTTTGTTGGATTCGATCCGGGAACGACGTGTTATATATTTGCCAGCGCCGCGCGATCGGGGCCTTGACGGTATTTGCGGGACCGTGGGGCCTTTGGACCGGAGCGTTTGTCAATGTGGCAGGCTGGGCGCGCGTGATACCTCACCGATGGGCCGTGTTGTTGATCGCAGGGCCGATCGGGGCGTGGCTTATCGGCTGGTTGACTATTGTGTTGTATAACCGGCTGTCCGACATATTCGACGTCAGATTGGCCATCCGGTGGCTCCGGGAACCCGATGGGGAGTGGCGGGTGATCGCTTTCGATGCCGAGCGTGTACGGGCTTTGTCCTCGCTTCTTGGGTTTTCATGGACGATAGGGGGGATTTTAGCGACTGTCGTGCCGTTTCTGGTGGCCTTAACCATTTTGGCCCATCATATTCCGGCGGGGAATTTTGGGTTGAGCGTCATGGCGTTTGTCACGTTGACGGCGATGGGGGTCGGATGGCTTTTCGCTTGGGCCATGGGTTGGTGGTTTTATGGGGGCAGCGTTTTATACCGCTGGTGGGCCCGCCGGGGTGGCGGATTAACACTCGACGGTCATAGCCTGGACGTGGCATTATGA
- a CDS encoding A/G-specific DNA-adenine glycosylase (PFAM: HhH-GPD superfamily base excision DNA repair protein; Iron-sulfur binding domain of endonuclease III; Helix-hairpin-helix motif~TIGRFAM: A/G-specific adenine glycosylase~COGs: COG1194 A/G-specific DNA glycosylase~InterPro IPR003265:IPR003651~KEGG: sti:Sthe_3260 HhH-GPD family protein~PFAM: HhH-GPD domain; Endonuclease III-like, iron-sulphur cluster loop motif~SMART: HhH-GPD domain~SPTR: A/G-specific adenine glycosylase) has translation MKRVKYEADVEPEALAVFREGVLDWYRTHGRDLPWRKTRDPYHILVSEIMLHQTTVTTVEPVYREFLARFPTIQALAQASLADVKAITDPLGYKVRGRWLWEIAQEVVRRYDGVVPDRLDDLLALPGIGRYTAGAILSFAYGQDAPILDTNVKRLLGRYFRLEYRTTRAEILHQLWALAEAVIPPGQAADFNQGLMDMGAMVCTARRPSCTICPLWAYCGVHHDEADRAAEEPWQYRVRPRA, from the coding sequence ATGAAACGGGTGAAATATGAAGCCGACGTGGAACCCGAAGCCTTGGCGGTGTTTCGGGAAGGCGTATTGGATTGGTATCGGACCCATGGCCGTGATTTACCCTGGCGTAAGACGCGCGATCCATATCATATTTTGGTCTCTGAAATTATGCTGCATCAGACCACCGTTACCACGGTGGAACCGGTCTACCGGGAGTTTTTGGCCCGTTTTCCGACCATTCAGGCGTTGGCTCAGGCGTCGTTGGCCGATGTCAAGGCGATTACCGATCCACTAGGGTATAAGGTCCGTGGGCGTTGGCTTTGGGAAATCGCCCAAGAGGTCGTTCGCCGCTATGACGGGGTCGTCCCCGATCGACTGGACGACTTGTTGGCGCTGCCCGGCATTGGTCGCTATACCGCCGGGGCCATTCTATCGTTTGCCTACGGACAAGACGCCCCGATTTTAGATACCAATGTCAAGCGGTTATTGGGGCGCTATTTTCGTCTGGAATACCGGACCACGCGGGCCGAGATTTTGCATCAGTTATGGGCCTTGGCGGAAGCGGTCATCCCACCGGGCCAGGCCGCCGACTTTAACCAAGGTTTGATGGACATGGGAGCCATGGTGTGTACCGCGCGGCGACCTAGTTGTACCATTTGTCCTTTGTGGGCGTATTGCGGGGTTCATCATGATGAGGCCGACCGGGCGGCAGAAGAGCCGTGGCAATATCGAGTGCGACCGCGGGCCTAG